GCTCCTAAGAAAAAATCAAAACCCGGCAAAAAACGCTAAGCATGGAAGTGAGTTACCTGATTTATGTGATCGTCACATTGGTTTTTTCGGCATTTTTTTCCGGTATGGAGATCGCCTACGTCTCATCCAATAAGCTTCAAATAGAACTCCAGAATAAACAGGGGGATTTGACGGGAAGAATTTTGAGTGTATTCGTGCAGCGTCCTGGTCAGTTCATCGGCACTACTCTGATGGGAAATACCATTTCCATGGTGCTATACGGGATTTTTATGGCCTACCTGATGGAGGATCCTTTGCGGGAAATCCTTCCTCCTACCCTGAATAATGAAGTCGTTATTCTGGTGTTCCAAACCTTGATATCCACCATCATTGTATTGGTGACCGCAGAGTTTTTGCCCAAAAGCCTCTTTATGCTGAACCCCAATAGCATGTTGAATTTCTTTGCTTTGCCGTTTTGGGTCATTTATGTGTTGATTTATCCGGTGGTTTGGGCAGTAGTAGGACTTTCCCGCTTCTTCATCACCAAAATCCTAAGACTGGAATACAGCGAAGACAGGCCTGTTTTCACCGTGACGGATTTGAATAGTTTTATCCAAAACCATATTCATAAAGGTGCAGAAGAAGGGCAGGTAGAGATCGATACCAAGATTTTTGACAATGCCGTGGAATTCAAAACCGTCCGAGTGCGGGAATGCATGGTGCCCAGAACGGATATTGTGTCTGTGGAAGTAGAGGACAGCATAGAGGAATTAAAGGAAGTGTTTAAGGAAAGCGGTCATTCCAAGGTGATCGTGTACCGGGAATCCATAGATGATGTGATCGGTTATTGTCATCAATTGGAGCTGTTCAAAAAGCCCAAAAGCATAGAGGAAATCCTTACGCCTATTATAATCGCACCGGAATCTGCCCTGGCCAATGAGCTGCTCATTCAGTTTATCCAAGAGCGAAAAAGTCTTGCTTTGGTCGTAGATGAGTTTGGAGGGACCAGTGGCATCGTATCTATGGAAGATATTATTGAGGAGATTTTTGGGGAAATTGAGGATGAATATGACTCGGATGATTTGATTGAGCAGAAAATTTCTGAGCAGGAATATTTGCTAAGCGCCCGCCACGAGATCGATTATCTAAATGACAAATATGGATGGGAATTGCCCATAGGAGAGTTTGAGACCCTATCCGGGCTGATATTGTCTCTTACTGAGAACCTTCCGAAGAAGGGAGAATCTGTGACTTTTGAGTCCTATACCTTCACTGTGGTGACCAAACAAGAGCACCGAATCGAAACCGTACGCCTAAAAATCAACACCTCGGGCATTTTCTAGTTAAGCGTTTGATTCAGAATATATTTTGAATTTCGTTAGTAATGCTATTATTTTGCGACTCTCTAAAAAAGCGTAGTAACAATAATGGCGTTAATTAAACAAATTAGACAACGGACAGGTCTATTGATCGGCGTAATTGCCGGCGGATTGATTTTATTCCTCCTAGGAGGTGATTTATTAAGTCCAAATTCCACTCTACTCAGCTCCAATCAGAACATCGTTGGTGAAATAGCCGGTGAAGATGTCACCTATGAGGAGTATGTGGCCCGTGTGGAAGAATTCAAACTTGCCAATCAGCAGCGTACCGGAAGAGTGCCTTCAGAAGTAGAAATGTACTCCATCCGTGAGCAAGCCTGGCAGTCCATGATTGTAGAGCGCGTATTCAAAGATGAGTATGAGAAGCTTGGTCTGACGATTTCGGATGCGGAACTGGTGGACATGGTGCAGGGGAAAAATATCGTACCTGAGCTGCGTCAGCAGCTAGTCAATCCACAGACTGGACAGTTTGATAAGAATCAGTTAGTGACTTTCCTACAATCTCTGGAAACAGCAGATCCCGCTCAGCAGGCTTATTGGGCACAGCAGGAGCAGCTTTTCGCAGATTCCAGACTTCGTGTCAAATACGATAACCTGCTAGCTACTTCAGAATTTGCTACTGAAGCTGAAGCTAAAGAGGCTTATGTGGCTGCCAATACCATCGCAGATGCATCGGTTTTGTTCATCCCATTTTATGCAGTAAGCGATGATGAGGTTGAATTCAGCGAAAGTGATTTGAGTGCTTATTTGTCCAATAACAAGGACAAGTTCAAATCCGGAAATTCAGCTAGCTTTGATTATGTAAGTTTCATCATACAGCCGAGCGGTGCAGATTCAGCTGAAGTGATCGCGCAGATCAAAGAACTGACCAATGAACTGAGCACTTCAGATTCAGATTCTGTTTTTGCGTTGAGAAACTCAGAAAGCCCTACACCTTTCTTAACCGTAAGACCGGGTGATGCTCTTCCTGCCAACCTGACCAGCAATGTTTCTGATGTGGAAGCAGGGCAGACTTATGGTCCTTTTGTCACGGCTAACTCTACTTATGTTTCTTACAAAATCTCTGACCAGTATGAAGGCACTCCAAGATTGAGAGCTTCTCATATCTTGTTCAGCACAGAAGGAATGGATGATGCGGCCAAGGAAGCTGTAAAAGCACAGGCCGAAACGGTACTGGCCGACCTGAAAGGTGATGCAAACTTTGAAATGGCTGCCAGACAATACGGTCAGGATGGTACAGCTCAGACAGGCGGTGACCTGGGATGGTTTGCTAAGGAGGACTTTGTAGAGGAATTTGCAAATGCAGCGTATGGAGCAAGAGCTACTGGCCTACTTCCAAACTTGGTTGAAACCGAATATGGATACCATATCATCAAGGTTACGGAGATGCCTAAGAGCACTTATACCAAAGTAGCCATTGTAGAGCTTGAGTTGGTGGCTTCTGATGCCACTAGAAATGAAGCCTTCAGAAATGCAGATTCATTTGCTGCAGAGGCTGGAAACAGAAATGAATTCACTGAAAATGCCGAGGCTTCTAATTACCGAGTGCTACAGGCAACTAACATAGATGCTTCAGCCAGAAATATCAATAATCTTCAGAATGCTAGAGAGGTGATCAGATGGGCATTTACAGATGCTTCTGAAGGAGAAGTTTCTCCGGTGTTCGAGCTGGACAACGCCTATGTAGTGGCTAGCCTGGTGAGCAAGCGTGAAGAAGGAGATGTAACTCTTGCGGACGTGAGAGAGCAGGTAGAAGCCCAGGTGAAAAATGAGAAGAAAGCTGAATTGATCAAGTCTAAGCTAGCTGGCAAATCCTCCTTGGAAGATATGAAAGCAGTTTATCCAGACGAAGCTTCCATCAATGAAGTACCGGACTTGAAGTTAAGTGCCAATGTGATCGCAGGGGTAGGTTTCGCACCAAAGGCCATAGGAGCGATCTTTGGGCTGGAGCAGGGAGAGATCTCTGAGCCGGTTCGTGAAGATGTAGGAGTCATAGTAGGTAAATTGAATGCCCTGACGCCGGCTGCAGAGATAGGTGACTACACTGCGTACCAAGGTCAGTTGACCCAAAATGCTTCCCAACGGACAGCCTATTCGGTCATGATGGCCCTCCAAGACCTCGCAGGGGTCAAGGATTACCGATATAAATTCTTCTAAGAAAAATAAATTTTGAACCCATGCCGCAAAGCATGGGTTCTTTGTTTATAATTAGGCAGTAAAAGTCGAGTATTTCAAAAAATGGAAAAGAAGCAATTTGACAAAGCTAGTTTCAGGGAAAAACTGGAGAACAGCGGGGAGTTTCCCATGCTGTATATGTTTAAATTTATAGTCCCAAAAGGGAAGGAATCGGAAGTTGCTTCCCTTTTTCCCCGAAACGAAGTGAAGACAAAAGCCAGCTCCACGGGTAAGTATGTAAGCTCCACCATCCAAGCCATGATGGACAATCCGGACGATATTATCAGTATTTACGAGCAGGCAGCAGAAATAGAAGGGTTAATTGCACTTTAAATCAAAAACATCATGTGGACTGAAAAAGACAATAAACTATCGAAAACTTTCAAATTCGGCGACTTTCAGGAGGCTTTTGCCTTTATGACCCGAGTGGCCTTTTTGGCCGAGGCGCATCAGCATCACCCCAATTGGTCTAATGTCTATAATACCGTGGAAATAGAGCTGACCACCCATGACCAGGGCAATACTGTGACAGAAAAGGACCGAAAGTTGGCCGAAGCCATAGATGAGCTGAATGCATGAGTGAGCAAAGTCCAAATTTATTTTTAGTGCCGACTCCCATCGGTAATCTGCAGGACATTACGTTACGGGCTATAGAGGTACTGAAGCATGCCGACATGATTCTGGCAGAGGATACACGCACGAGCGGGCAGTTACTCAAGCATCTTGAGATCTCCAGGCCACTGCAGAGTTATCATATTTTCAATGAACACAAGACCGTAGAAAAGCTGGTTGACCGCATGCAGCAGGGGGAAGTCTTTGCGCTGATCAGTGACGCAGGAACCCCGGCTATCTCAGACCCGGGTTTTCTCCTAGTCAGAGAAGTTTTGGCAGCAGGTCTAGACGTACAGTGCCTGCCAGGTGCCACGGCTTTTGTGCCTGCATTGGTAAATAGCGGCCTGCCGAATGATAGATTTGTATTCGAAGGTTTCTTACCTCATAAGAAAGGTAGGAAAACCAGAATCGACGGCTTAGTGGACGAAGTTAGGACCATGATTTTTTATGAATCTCCGCACCGCCTGTTGAAAACGCTCAGACAGCTTGCTGAAGCCTTTGGAGGGGAGCGTCAGGCATCGGTGTCCAGAGAGCTGACAAAACTCCATGAGGAGAATGTAAGGGGCAGTCTGGAGGAGTTGATTGAATATTACGAGACCCATACCCTCAAAGGGGAAATTGCCCTGGTGGTAGCAGGCAAAAACCCCAAAGCTTAACCAAAACCTATTAATCCCATGACCTCTGAAAAATTAAACCTTCTGCTAGAGCAAACGCAGGATGTGGCCAAATCTGCGGGTGCATTTATCCGTAAAGAAAGACAGCACTTTGATCCCAACAAGATCGAGCATAAAGGATTCAACGATTTGGTGTCCTATGTGGACAAAGAAGCCGAAAAAATGATAGTTGACCGCCTTTCGAAAATTTTGCCGGAGGCTGGCTTTATCACGGAGGAAGGTACGAGTACCACTCAGGCTGAGCAGTACAACTGGGTGATTGATCCACTAGATGGTACCACTAATTTTATTCATGGCATTCCTGTGTTTTCGGTAAGTATAGCCCTTATGGAAAAGGAAGAAGTGATTTTGGGGGTGGTTTATGAAATCAATCTACATGAGTGTTTTTATGCTAAAAAAGGTGGAGGGGCTTTCTGCAATGATACCAGAATCAGTGTAAGTCCTGCCAAGAACCTTTCTGAATCCCTGATGGTGACCGGTTTCCCGTATGCCAATTTCGACCAAGTGGATAAGTATCTGGAGGTTTTGAAATACATGATGCAGCATACCCATGGAGCCAGAAGGTTTGGTAGTGCCGCGGTAGATTTGTGCTATGTAGCCAGTGGAAGAGCTGAGGGCTTTTTTGAGTACAATTTAAACTCTTATGACGTAGCTGCCGGTACCTTGATCGTAGAGGAAGCAGGAGGGAAAGTTACAGACTTTTCAGGGGGGAGAAATTTCGTTTTCGGAAGGCAGATTTTGGCAAGCAATGCAAAAATTCACGAACCAGTGCTATCCAAACTTCAGGAGGTTTGGGGTTGAAAACACTGAAAATCAACCGGTTGTTTAGCTTATCAGGTAGTACCATACCATCACTGATAGGATAGAGATCGGGATTCCCAAGCCAGCCAAAAGTGTGGCCAGTTTTGGTTTCAATCCATATTTGATGGCTACTATGGAACCGGTAATCATGGGCGCCATTCCGCTTTCCAATACCGTGACCTTGAACTCCAGGCTTTCTGTAGACAGAAAATTGGCATAAAGCAGGTATACGGCGAAAGGAGCAAAAACCAATCGATATCCCATGCCCATCCAATAGAACC
This genomic window from Algoriphagus sp. TR-M9 contains:
- a CDS encoding hemolysin family protein, producing MEVSYLIYVIVTLVFSAFFSGMEIAYVSSNKLQIELQNKQGDLTGRILSVFVQRPGQFIGTTLMGNTISMVLYGIFMAYLMEDPLREILPPTLNNEVVILVFQTLISTIIVLVTAEFLPKSLFMLNPNSMLNFFALPFWVIYVLIYPVVWAVVGLSRFFITKILRLEYSEDRPVFTVTDLNSFIQNHIHKGAEEGQVEIDTKIFDNAVEFKTVRVRECMVPRTDIVSVEVEDSIEELKEVFKESGHSKVIVYRESIDDVIGYCHQLELFKKPKSIEEILTPIIIAPESALANELLIQFIQERKSLALVVDEFGGTSGIVSMEDIIEEIFGEIEDEYDSDDLIEQKISEQEYLLSARHEIDYLNDKYGWELPIGEFETLSGLILSLTENLPKKGESVTFESYTFTVVTKQEHRIETVRLKINTSGIF
- a CDS encoding peptidylprolyl isomerase — translated: MALIKQIRQRTGLLIGVIAGGLILFLLGGDLLSPNSTLLSSNQNIVGEIAGEDVTYEEYVARVEEFKLANQQRTGRVPSEVEMYSIREQAWQSMIVERVFKDEYEKLGLTISDAELVDMVQGKNIVPELRQQLVNPQTGQFDKNQLVTFLQSLETADPAQQAYWAQQEQLFADSRLRVKYDNLLATSEFATEAEAKEAYVAANTIADASVLFIPFYAVSDDEVEFSESDLSAYLSNNKDKFKSGNSASFDYVSFIIQPSGADSAEVIAQIKELTNELSTSDSDSVFALRNSESPTPFLTVRPGDALPANLTSNVSDVEAGQTYGPFVTANSTYVSYKISDQYEGTPRLRASHILFSTEGMDDAAKEAVKAQAETVLADLKGDANFEMAARQYGQDGTAQTGGDLGWFAKEDFVEEFANAAYGARATGLLPNLVETEYGYHIIKVTEMPKSTYTKVAIVELELVASDATRNEAFRNADSFAAEAGNRNEFTENAEASNYRVLQATNIDASARNINNLQNAREVIRWAFTDASEGEVSPVFELDNAYVVASLVSKREEGDVTLADVREQVEAQVKNEKKAELIKSKLAGKSSLEDMKAVYPDEASINEVPDLKLSANVIAGVGFAPKAIGAIFGLEQGEISEPVREDVGVIVGKLNALTPAAEIGDYTAYQGQLTQNASQRTAYSVMMALQDLAGVKDYRYKFF
- a CDS encoding 4a-hydroxytetrahydrobiopterin dehydratase; its protein translation is MWTEKDNKLSKTFKFGDFQEAFAFMTRVAFLAEAHQHHPNWSNVYNTVEIELTTHDQGNTVTEKDRKLAEAIDELNA
- a CDS encoding inositol monophosphatase family protein produces the protein MTSEKLNLLLEQTQDVAKSAGAFIRKERQHFDPNKIEHKGFNDLVSYVDKEAEKMIVDRLSKILPEAGFITEEGTSTTQAEQYNWVIDPLDGTTNFIHGIPVFSVSIALMEKEEVILGVVYEINLHECFYAKKGGGAFCNDTRISVSPAKNLSESLMVTGFPYANFDQVDKYLEVLKYMMQHTHGARRFGSAAVDLCYVASGRAEGFFEYNLNSYDVAAGTLIVEEAGGKVTDFSGGRNFVFGRQILASNAKIHEPVLSKLQEVWG
- a CDS encoding DUF493 domain-containing protein, which produces MEKKQFDKASFREKLENSGEFPMLYMFKFIVPKGKESEVASLFPRNEVKTKASSTGKYVSSTIQAMMDNPDDIISIYEQAAEIEGLIAL
- the rsmI gene encoding 16S rRNA (cytidine(1402)-2'-O)-methyltransferase, with translation MSEQSPNLFLVPTPIGNLQDITLRAIEVLKHADMILAEDTRTSGQLLKHLEISRPLQSYHIFNEHKTVEKLVDRMQQGEVFALISDAGTPAISDPGFLLVREVLAAGLDVQCLPGATAFVPALVNSGLPNDRFVFEGFLPHKKGRKTRIDGLVDEVRTMIFYESPHRLLKTLRQLAEAFGGERQASVSRELTKLHEENVRGSLEELIEYYETHTLKGEIALVVAGKNPKA